In the genome of Drosophila yakuba strain Tai18E2 chromosome 3R, Prin_Dyak_Tai18E2_2.1, whole genome shotgun sequence, one region contains:
- the LOC6536560 gene encoding protein midgut expression 1, which translates to MCKCLAGNVACCCFNCALSVLISIISGFLVIGIVVGLAIYFIAYYEKEDDVTKLTNKVTENIQSGYDKIKDALSK; encoded by the exons ATGTGCAAGTGCCTAGCCGGAAACGTAGCCTGCTG CTGCTTCAACTGTGCACTTAGTGTGCTAATCTCAATCATCAGTGGATTTCTGGTGATCGGCATTGTGGTCGGCTTGGCCATCTACTTCATTGCCTACTACGAAAAGGAGGATGATGTTACCAAGCTGACCAACAAAGTAACCGAAAATATCCAGTCGGGATATGATAAAATAAAGGATGCCctaagcaaataa
- the LOC6536562 gene encoding lysophospholipase-like protein 1 gives MKPALTTVNATGKHTASVIFFHGSGDTGPNVLEWVRFLIGRNLEYPHIKILYPTAPKQKYTPLDGELSNVWFDRKSVSIAASESKKSMSQCYEAVNQLIDEEVASGIPLNRIIVGGFSMGGALALHTGYHLRRSLAGVFAHSSFLNRGSVVYDSLANGPADSLPELRMYHGERDTLVPKDWGLETFENLTKLGVKGTFHPLRNTMHELKTASITDLQQWIYEKLPPLENQVQNKL, from the coding sequence ATGAAGCCAGCCCTGACAACGGTCAATGCCACTGGCAAACACACCGCCTCCGTGATATTCTTCCACGGATCTGGCGACACTGGTCCCAATGTATTGGAATGGGTGCGCTTCCTGATCGGTCGGAATCTGGAGTACCCGCACATAAAGATCCTGTATCCCACGGCTCCCAAACAGAAGTACACCCCGCTGGACGGGGAACTGTCCAACGTGTGGTTCGATCGCAAGTCCGTGAGCATTGCCGCGTCGGAAAGCAAGAAGAGCATGTCCCAGTGCTATGAGGCGGTCAATCAGCTGATCGACGAGGAGGTGGCCAGTGGAATTCCGCTGAATAGGATCATTGTGGGCGGATTCTCTATGGGCGGCGCCTTGGCTCTGCACACGGGCTACCATTTGAGACGCAGTTTGGCCGGAGTATTCGCACACTCCTCGTTCCTGAATCGCGGCTCCGTTGTCTATGACTCCCTGGCCAACGGCCCAGCGGATTCTCTTCCCGAGCTGCGAATGTATCACGGGGAACGGGATACTCTGGTGCCTAAGGACTGGGGTCTGGAAACCTTCGAGAACCTTACAAAACTGGGTGTCAAGGGTACATTCCATCCGTTAAGGAACACCATGCACGAACTGAAAACCGCCTCTATCACGGATCTGCAGCAATGGATTTATGAAAAACTACCTCCGCTGGAAAACCAAGTGCAGAACAAACTCTGA
- the LOC6536563 gene encoding thioredoxin domain-containing protein 9 — MANILENQLFTAAKTIEQQLDQQLDRLDNLDSDDLKVLREQRLREMKDLNNKKQEWLRNGHGTYTELADEKEFFEMSKKSPNIVCHFYRDSTERCKIVDMHLKILAAKHVEAKFCKVNAEKTPFLTQRLRIKVIPTIALVKDSKTKDFIVGFTDLGNCDDFATEMLEWRIAHSGAIDYKGDLMQPPDVKRKPFINRPQKTIRGGYDSDDSDIDLDD, encoded by the exons ATGGCCAACATACTGGAGAATCAACTGTTCACGGCGGCCAAGACCATCGAGCAGCAGCTGGACCAGCAGCTCGACCGCCTGGACAACCTCGACTCGGATGACTTGAAGGTGCTGAGGGAGCAGCGCCTGCGCGAGATGAAGGACCTGAACAACAAGAAGCAGGAGTGGCTTAGAAAC GGTCATGGCACCTACACCGAGCTGGCCGACGAAAAGGAGTTCTTCGAGATGTCAAAAAAGTCGCCCAACATTGTTTGCCACTTTTACCGCGACAGCACCGAGCGCTGCAAGATCGTGGACATGCACCTGAAGATACTCGCAGCCAAGCACGTGGAGGCCAAGTTCTGCAAGGTGAATGCCGAAAAGACTCCTTTCCTCACCCAGCGGCTGCGCATCAAGGTTATACCCACCATCGCCCTGGTGAAGGACAGCAAGACCAAGGACTTCATTGTCGGATTCACCGATCTGGGCAACTGCGATGACTTCGCCACCGAAATGCTGGAGTGGCGCATCGCCCACTCGGGGGCCATTGACTACAAGGGCGATCTGATGCAGCCACCAGATGTGAAACGCAAACCATTCATCAACCGCCCACAGAAGACAATACGTGGAGGCTACGACTCAGATGACTCCGATATCGATCTGGATGACTAA
- the LOC6536564 gene encoding uncharacterized protein LOC6536564 — translation MVLAPEVRSIVKALKGSNSCEEIAQILECDVESVVSCIRECELLEGKTATLRLPQRPKATAPVVVAQEEDKRREVGRPKVLENRQMVEQMLSDNPHYTSIDVQRELARLGIEVSRRTLQRRISEIRSKSARQPSGCPQPQEPSTGGLGEDAKRRRLAWATAHQDWTVRDWRNIFNMDDLKFVDESTPPKEIFLDSLMGPEGSVCNDLNLLEQLMAIIQPRIQNQAPKNVSEFRAVLYDVWHSDQDMVDKIEMLYESMTWRVSAVLRNGGDQTEFC, via the coding sequence ATGGTGCTCGCTCCCGAGGTTCGAAGTATTGTCAAGGCGCTGAAGGGGTCGAACAGCTGTGAGGAGATCGCCCAGATCCTGGAATGCGACGTGGAGAGTGTGGTGAGCTGCATCCGCGAGTGTGAGCTGCTCGAGGGGAAGACGGCCACGCTAAGATTGCCACAGAGGCCGAAAGCCACGGCGCCTGTGGTGGTTGCTCAGGAGGAGGACAAGAGGCGAGAGGTGGGCCGGCCCAAAGTGCTAGAGAACCGGCAAATGGTTGAGCAAATGCTGAGCGACAATCCGCACTACACCTCCATCGATGTGCAGCGGGAGCTGGCCCGACTCGGCATAGAGGTCAGCCGCAGGACGTTGCAGCGCAGGATCAGCGAGATTCGCTCCAAGAGCGCAAGGCAACCGAGTGGCTGCCCACAGCCACAGGAGCCCAGCACTGGCGGACTCGGCGAGGATGCGAAAAGGAGAAGGTTGGCCTGGGCCACCGCCCATCAGGATTGGACAGTGCGCGACTGGCGCAACATCTTCAACATGGACGATCTTAAGTTCGTCGACGAGTCAACGCCGCCAAAGGAGATCTTCCTTGACTCGCTGATGGGACCGGAGGGCAGCGTCTGCAATGACCTCAATCTCCTCGAGCAACTGATGGCCATCATCCAGCCGAGGATCCAGAATCAGGCGCCCAAGAACGTCAGCGAGTTTCGAGCGGTCCTGTACGACGTCTGGCACAGCGACCAGGATATGGTGGACAAAATTGAGATGCTCTACGAGTCGATGACGTGGCGGGTGTCGGCGGTCCTCCGCAACGGCGGGGATCAGACCGAGTTCTGCTAG
- the LOC6536565 gene encoding thiamine transporter 1: MESWLKISCLLCIFGFLRELRPSEPYHAEILMGEWYHVTQDEVNRSVYPVGTYSYLALLIFVFLITDLLRYKPVIIANAITGICIWGTLIWTSTLGGLQAVEVFYGFYQAGEVAYYSYIYAKVDKQYYPRVTSHTRAAMFVGKLVAGILAQLVIGMKWMNYKQLFYISVSSQVAALLWAFFLPKVEMSLYFHNRSEAIEGASKSVAGNLEKGSEQARVEEAEPEKKLPAWQLLWSHFRSAYTNPLVIQWSLWYAISLAGFLQITTYMQVVWKSFANEPTIAWNGAVDVALTLLSAVFALLAGYFHAGRLSTRSSLLSMALLSILEGGCVLLSCWTDDIYLSYLGYVLYGGLFAFTITVASSELASSLEEDSFALVFGFNTFVGLILQCILTFVVVSEKANLNLNVFQQFAVYAFYFIVIGVVYSIAVISQYIWSISRKPKAIQETN; encoded by the exons ATGGAGTCTTGGCTGAAGATATCGTGCTTGCTATGCATATTCGGGTTCCTCCGGGAGCTTCGACCCTCGGAGCCATACCACGCGGAGATCCTGATGGGCGAGTGGTATCACGTCACCCAGGACGAGGTCAACCGATCCGTCTATCCAGTGGGTACCTACTCCTACCTGGCGCTCCTAATCTTCGTCTTCCTCATTACGGACCTGCTCAG ATACAAGCCCGTGATCATCGCAAATGCCATCACGGGCATCTGCATCTGGGGCACTCTGATCTGGACCAGCACTTTGGGCGGCCTGCAGGCGGTGGAGGTTTTCTATGGTTTCTACCAGGCGGGCGAGGTGGCCTACTACTCGTACATATATGCCAAGGTGGACAAACAGTACTACCCCAGGGTGACCTCGCACACCCGGGCAGCCATGTTCGTGGGCAAGCTGGTGGCCGGAATCCTAGCGCAACTGGTGATTGGCATGAAGTGGATGAACTACAAACAACTGTTTTACATCTCCGTCAGTT CTCAAGTCGCGGCGCTGCTCTGGGCATTCTTTTTGCCAAAGGTGGAGATGAGTTTATACTTCCACAATCGAAGCGAGGCCATAGAAGGTGCCTCCAAATCGGTGGCTGGTAACCTGGAGAAGGGTTCAGAGCAAGCCAGGGTCGAGGAGGCGGAACCGGAAAAGAAGCTTCCAGCGTGGCAGCTCCTTTGGTCCCACTTTCGTAGTGCCTACACCAATCCTTTGGTGATACAATGGAGCTTGTGGTATGCCATCAGTTTGGCTGGCTTTCTGCAAATCACCACCTACATGCAGGTTGTCTGGAAGTCCTTCGCGAACGAACCAACA ATAGCTTGGAATGGAGCTGTGGACGTGGCCCTGACGCTTCTGAGTGCCGTGTTCGCCCTCCTCGCCGGATACTTCCATGCCGGACGTCTGAGCACCAGGAGCAGCCTGCTCTCGATGGCTTTGCTGTCGATCCTTGAAGGCGGTTGTGTGCTGCTTTCCTGCTGGACCGATGATATATACCTCTCCTATCTTGGCTATGTGCTGTATGGAGGCCTGTTTGCCTTCACCATTACAGTGGCCAG CTCGGAGTTGGCCAGCAGCTTGGAGGAGGATAGCTTCGCTTTGGTGTTTGGCTTCAACACGTTCGTAGGACTCATCCTGCAGTGCATCCTCACATTTGTCGTTGTCTCGGAAAAGGccaatctgaatctgaatgtTTTCCAGCAGTTTGCAGTCTACGCCTTTTATTTCATAGTCATTGGAGTGGTCTATTCCATTGCTGTTATATCGCAATATATATGGTCGATTTCGAGGAAACCAAAAGCAATTCAGGAGACAAATTAA
- the LOC6536566 gene encoding thiamine transporter 1, with protein sequence MKEWLKISCLLCVFGCIREIRPSEPYVTEYLLGPWRNITEQQLTHDVYPVGTYSYLVQLVFVFLITDFLRYKPLIITIGATGVIIWSMLIWTTSVLSLQILEFFYGTYMAAEVAYYTYIYAKVDKKYYPRVTSHTRAAMFAGKLLSGITSQLMLNLELMNYKQLNYITLGTQIIAMLWAFCLPGVDRSLYFHREQLAITEPQTQLPGERNLEVVDRQQEVTPKQPGALGLLWLHFRNAYTNPRVVQWSLWYAIGLAGYLQVTYYVQVLWKVIEPEPLIAWNGAVDAVLTALAALCALAAGYLHTGRLRPRTSLLILALLSAVEGGCVLICCWTHDIYWSYSGFVLFGALYSFTITVASAEVARNLEEESFGLVFGVNTFVALIFQSLLTMIFVTDTGFELDPVGQYTAYAFYFIGAGVLYLISVLIEYFMCRDTDVEKLENSLD encoded by the exons atgaagGAGTGGCTAAAGATCTCCTGCCTCCTCTGCGTCTTCGGCTGCATTCGCGAGATCCGTCCGTCGGAGCCCTACGTCACGGAGTACCTGTTGGGTCCTTGGCGGAATATCACGGAGCAGCAG CTAACGCACGATGTTTACCCAGTGGGCACCTATTCCTACCTGGTGCAGTTGGTCTTTGTCTTTCTGATAACAGATTTTCTCAG ATACAAGCCGCTGATCATTACTATCGGAGCCACAGGTGTGATAATATGGAGCATGCTCATCTGGACCACCAGCGTGCTGTCGCTGCAAATCCTAGAGTTCTTCTACGGCACCTATATGGCCGCCGAGGTGGCCTACTATACGTACATCTATGCCAAGGTGGACAAGAAGTACTATCCCAGAGTGACCTCCCACACCCGAGCGGCCATGTTTGCAGGCAAACTACTGTCCGGCATCACCTCCCAGTTGATGCTCAATCTGGAGCTGATGAACTACAAGCAGCTGAACTACATAACGCTGGGCA CTCAGATTATTGCCATGCTTTGGGCCTTTTGCCTGCCCGGCGTGGACAGGAGTCTTTACTTCCATCGCGAACAGCTGGCCATTACGGAGCCGCAGACCCAGCTGCCTGGAGAGAGAAACCTGGAAGTGGTGGATCGGCAACAAGAGGTGACTCCTAAGCAGCCCGGCGCACTGGGCCTCCTGTGGCTTCACTTCCGCAACGCATACACCAATCCGCGAGTCGTTCAGTGGAGTCTGTGGTACGCCATCGGACTGGCTGGTTACCTGCAGGTCACATACTACGTTCAGGTTCTGTGGAAAGTGATTGAACCGGAACCCCTGATTGCGTGGAACGGGGCCGTTGACGCTGTCCTCACAGCTCTGGCTGCTCTGTGTGCTTTGGCCGCAGGCTATTTGCACACTGGAAGGCTTAGACCGCGAACATCTCTTCTGATCCTGGCCCTTTTGTCCGCCGTGGAGGGCGGCTGTGTGCTGATCTGTTGCTGGACACACGACATCTACTGGTCGTATTCGGGATTTGTGCTTTTCGGAGCCCTCTACAGCTTTACTATCACGGTGGCGAG TGCTGAGGTTGCCAGGAATCTGGAAGAGGAAAGCTTCGGACTGGTCTTTGGCGTGAACACCTTTGTGGCCCTCATTTTCCAGTCGCTGTTAACCATGATCTTTGTCACGGACACTGGCTTTGAGCTGGATCCTGTTGGCCAGtacacggcgtatgcgtttTACTTTATTGGCGCAGGCGTTTTGTATCTGATATCCGTGCTGATTGAGTACTTTATGTGCCGCGACACTGACGTtgaaaagctggaaaattcTCTGGATTGA